Proteins encoded within one genomic window of Bacillus thuringiensis:
- a CDS encoding serine hydrolase domain-containing protein, protein MKTRSKITCASLALLIAGSSLLYITPTSIVKEEPTQNVSSSLQTSTQSDRTSVKKAMRDELQLGYPGILAKISKGGKTWSYSAGIADLRTKKPMKADFRFRIGSVTKTFIATVLLQLSEENRLNLDDSIEKWLPGVIQGNGYDGNQITIRQILNHTSGIADYINSKDFDITDIKKSYTAEEFVKMGISLPTDFAPGKGWSYSNTGYVILGILIEKVTGNSYAEEVENQIIEPLDLSNTFLPGNSSVIPGTKHARGYLQLDGASELKDVTYINPGSSDGDMISTADDLNKFFSYLLGGKLLKEQQLKQMLTTVPTNREGTGYGLGILEIKLPNGVSVWGHRGAVPGFSTFVGGTLGGKHTLAINSNSLNINNPEFCKDILLAEFSK, encoded by the coding sequence ATGAAAACACGCAGTAAAATTACATGTGCAAGTCTAGCACTTTTAATAGCTGGAAGTTCCCTGTTATACATAACACCAACATCAATTGTAAAAGAAGAACCTACGCAAAATGTATCTAGTTCGTTACAAACAAGTACGCAAAGCGATCGTACTTCCGTTAAGAAAGCAATGCGAGATGAACTGCAACTTGGATACCCGGGAATACTCGCTAAAATTTCTAAGGGGGGTAAAACTTGGAGTTATAGTGCTGGGATAGCGGATTTGAGAACTAAGAAACCAATGAAAGCAGATTTTCGCTTTCGCATTGGCAGTGTGACGAAAACGTTCATTGCAACAGTTCTACTTCAATTATCTGAAGAGAATCGTTTGAATCTAGACGACTCCATTGAAAAATGGTTGCCTGGTGTCATTCAAGGAAACGGATATGATGGTAACCAGATTACGATCCGGCAAATATTGAATCATACAAGTGGTATTGCTGACTATATAAATTCAAAAGACTTTGATATTACGGATATAAAAAAATCGTATACGGCTGAAGAATTTGTAAAGATGGGGATTTCTCTTCCCACAGACTTTGCACCAGGGAAGGGTTGGTCTTATTCAAATACAGGATATGTAATACTAGGAATCCTTATTGAAAAAGTAACAGGAAACAGCTATGCGGAAGAGGTTGAAAATCAGATTATTGAACCGCTTGATTTGTCAAATACATTCCTACCTGGCAATTCAAGCGTGATTCCAGGCACAAAGCATGCCCGTGGCTATTTGCAACTAGACGGAGCGAGTGAGCTAAAAGACGTTACTTATATTAACCCAGGTAGCTCGGATGGAGATATGATTTCTACTGCTGACGACTTAAACAAATTCTTCTCTTACTTACTAGGTGGCAAATTACTGAAGGAACAGCAGTTAAAACAAATGCTTACTACAGTTCCTACAAATAGAGAGGGAACTGGATATGGTCTTGGAATACTTGAAATTAAGCTTCCGAACGGTGTCTCGGTATGGGGACACAGGGGGGCCGTTCCAGGGTTTTCCACTTTTGTTGGTGGAACACTTGGAGGCAAACATACACTCGCTATCAATTCGAACAGTTTAAACATTAATAATCCGGAATTTTGTAAAGATATTTTACTTGCTGAATTTAGCAAGTAG
- a CDS encoding response regulator: protein MYFYIVDDEKAVRSMLAQIIEDEDLGEVIGEAEDGLSLEQQMLILKNIDILFIDLLMPIQDGIKTIRQIKPSFKGKIIMVSQVESKELIAEAYSLGVEYYIIKPINRIEVLTVVRKVIERIRLEKSIKNIQESLNMVLKLDSNSSAQEKYRNEKHLNTFNHFQNSIHFLLSELGIASESGSKDLMDMLDYLYKYEQDNTLEQGFPSLKEIFMNLAQKKLGDSAEDAELKRFIEASKQRIRRAIYQSLNHLASLGLTDFLNPKFENYASRFFDFTTVRRKMTELNNEPTLPARIDTKKFIQVLYFEAKRIHLELR from the coding sequence ATGTATTTTTATATAGTAGATGATGAAAAAGCGGTTCGCTCAATGTTGGCTCAAATTATCGAGGATGAAGATCTTGGAGAGGTTATAGGAGAAGCTGAGGATGGTTTATCTTTAGAGCAACAAATGTTAATCCTTAAAAATATAGACATTTTATTTATCGATTTGTTAATGCCGATTCAAGATGGAATAAAAACAATCCGTCAAATAAAACCTTCGTTTAAAGGGAAAATCATCATGGTCTCTCAAGTAGAATCAAAAGAATTAATTGCTGAAGCTTATTCGCTTGGTGTTGAATACTATATTATTAAGCCAATTAACCGGATTGAAGTATTAACAGTTGTTCGGAAAGTCATTGAACGAATTCGTTTAGAAAAATCGATAAAAAACATTCAAGAATCGCTTAATATGGTACTAAAATTGGATAGTAATTCAAGTGCGCAAGAAAAATACCGTAATGAAAAACATTTAAATACTTTTAATCATTTTCAAAATTCCATTCATTTTCTTTTGTCTGAATTAGGAATAGCCAGTGAAAGTGGAAGTAAAGATTTAATGGATATGCTAGATTATTTATATAAATATGAACAAGATAACACGTTGGAACAAGGCTTTCCCTCACTAAAAGAGATTTTTATGAATTTGGCTCAAAAAAAACTTGGGGATTCAGCTGAAGATGCCGAATTAAAAAGGTTCATAGAAGCTTCCAAACAACGGATTCGGAGAGCAATTTATCAATCATTAAACCATTTAGCATCCCTTGGACTTACTGATTTTTTAAACCCGAAGTTCGAAAATTATGCTTCTAGATTTTTTGATTTTACTACCGTAAGGAGAAAGATGACAGAATTGAATAATGAACCAACATTACCTGCTCGTATTGATACGAAGAAATTTATTCAAGTTCTTTATTTTGAAGCAAAACGAATACACTTGGAATTAAGATGA
- a CDS encoding erythromycin esterase family protein yields MKKKMIVAIVASAITMTHFVGNTYADSKTEVSVTAPYNTNQIAKWLEAHAKPLTTTNPTASLNDLKPLKNMVGSASIVGLGEATHGAHEIFTMKHRIVKYLVSEKGFTNLVLEEGWDRALELDRYVLTGKGNPSQHLSPTFKTKEMLDLLDWIRQYNANPKHKSKVRVIGMDIQSVNENVHNSIIEYIKANNSKLLPRVEEKIKGLIPVTKDMNTFESLTKEEKEKYVLDAKQISALLEENKSYLNGKSKEFAWIKQNARIIEQFTTMLATPPDKPADFYLKHDIAMYENAKWTEEHLGKTIVWGHNGHVSKTNMLPFIYPKVAGQHLAEYYGKRYVSIGTSVYEGQYNVKNSDGEFGPYGTLKSDDSNSYHYMFGQVKKDQFFIDLRKANGVTKTWLNEQHPIFAGITTEGPDIPKTVDMSLGKAFDILVQIQKVSPSQLHQ; encoded by the coding sequence ATGAAAAAGAAAATGATTGTTGCAATTGTTGCTTCTGCTATAACAATGACTCATTTTGTAGGAAATACTTATGCAGATTCGAAAACAGAGGTTTCTGTTACAGCTCCCTACAATACAAATCAAATAGCGAAATGGTTAGAAGCACATGCAAAGCCTTTAACAACAACTAATCCAACTGCATCTCTTAATGATTTGAAACCACTTAAGAATATGGTAGGTTCAGCTTCAATTGTAGGTTTAGGTGAAGCTACGCATGGGGCTCATGAGATTTTTACAATGAAACACCGCATTGTTAAGTATTTAGTATCTGAAAAGGGCTTTACCAACTTAGTTTTAGAAGAGGGATGGGACAGAGCTTTGGAACTTGATCGATATGTTCTTACTGGAAAGGGAAACCCGAGCCAACATTTATCACCTACATTTAAGACGAAAGAAATGCTAGATTTACTTGATTGGATTCGGCAATATAATGCTAATCCGAAACATAAATCTAAAGTGCGTGTCATTGGGATGGATATTCAATCAGTAAACGAGAATGTCCATAATAGTATAATAGAATATATTAAAGCGAACAATTCAAAACTGTTGCCTAGAGTAGAAGAGAAGATAAAAGGTCTTATTCCTGTAACAAAGGATATGAATACTTTTGAAAGTCTTACGAAAGAAGAAAAAGAAAAGTATGTTTTAGATGCTAAACAAATTAGTGCTTTATTAGAGGAAAATAAAAGCTATTTAAATGGAAAATCTAAAGAGTTTGCATGGATAAAGCAAAATGCTCGTATTATTGAACAGTTTACTACAATGTTAGCGACACCTCCTGATAAACCAGCGGATTTTTATTTGAAACATGATATTGCAATGTATGAAAATGCGAAGTGGACTGAAGAACATTTAGGAAAAACCATTGTATGGGGGCATAATGGACACGTTTCGAAAACAAATATGCTTCCTTTTATATATCCTAAAGTGGCTGGGCAGCATTTAGCAGAATATTACGGAAAAAGATACGTATCTATTGGAACGTCAGTTTATGAAGGACAATACAATGTCAAGAATAGCGATGGTGAATTTGGCCCCTATGGAACATTAAAATCGGATGATTCAAACAGTTATCACTATATGTTTGGACAGGTCAAAAAAGATCAATTTTTTATTGATTTACGTAAGGCGAACGGCGTGACAAAAACTTGGTTAAACGAACAACATCCAATTTTCGCTGGAATAACTACCGAAGGGCCTGATATACCAAAAACTGTTGATATGTCATTGGGTAAAGCGTTTGATATACTTGTTCAAATTCAAAAAGTGAGTCCATCTCAACTACATCAATAA
- a CDS encoding sensor histidine kinase, giving the protein MIILNLSNLVKKDIYILVLMILTVPLVGEIKSFPLNETFRMSFGAPTFFFFLLLFRRIPAFLPGFLTAIVVVVFRISMDVIIKGNMDWLAAFHTHYPSFFFYFTYSYLFHLAKIKRFYHQPLMIGLIGCMIEILSDCVELMIQYFVLKTSITSEAINEIIVIACSHSFIVLSFFNMMKLYEAQSRERHIKKQNEHMLMLISNLYEDAVHLKKTLQDAENITKKSYDLYKTLDSFEHKQMDFHFGDLRQQALQIAGEVHDVKKDNQRIFAGLSKLISDESFTDYMSVHELVNIIIRANTKYARLLEKDIQFVYKIDGVHPHYHIYTILSIINNIVTNAVEAIQGMGTITIDINKDHHFVEFRVGDNGPGISSKYKDSIFEPGFTSKYDDLGNPSTGIGLSYVKKMVEQLEGDVTLEDRTEGKGSIFIIRLGIDHIISKG; this is encoded by the coding sequence GTGATTATTTTGAATCTTAGTAATTTAGTAAAAAAAGACATCTATATTCTCGTTTTAATGATACTTACAGTACCCTTAGTAGGTGAAATAAAGTCATTTCCTTTAAATGAAACATTTAGAATGAGCTTTGGCGCACCAACATTTTTCTTTTTTTTGTTATTGTTTAGACGAATTCCAGCATTTTTACCGGGTTTTTTAACAGCGATAGTCGTGGTAGTATTTCGTATCTCAATGGATGTCATTATAAAGGGAAATATGGATTGGCTAGCCGCTTTTCATACTCACTATCCTAGTTTTTTCTTTTATTTTACGTATTCGTATCTCTTTCATTTAGCAAAAATCAAACGTTTTTATCATCAACCACTAATGATTGGTTTGATTGGTTGCATGATTGAAATACTGTCAGACTGTGTGGAATTAATGATTCAATATTTCGTATTAAAAACATCGATCACATCCGAGGCAATAAATGAGATCATTGTTATCGCATGTTCCCATAGTTTTATAGTTCTAAGCTTTTTCAATATGATGAAATTGTATGAAGCGCAATCAAGGGAGAGACACATAAAGAAACAAAATGAACACATGCTCATGCTCATCTCTAATTTATATGAAGATGCTGTTCATTTAAAAAAAACATTACAAGATGCTGAGAATATAACAAAAAAATCCTATGATTTATATAAAACTTTAGACTCTTTTGAGCACAAACAGATGGATTTTCATTTTGGGGATTTAAGGCAACAGGCATTACAAATTGCTGGTGAGGTCCATGACGTTAAAAAGGATAACCAACGTATTTTTGCAGGACTTTCAAAATTAATTTCTGATGAAAGTTTTACAGATTATATGTCTGTACATGAACTAGTAAATATCATTATACGGGCAAATACGAAATATGCACGGTTGCTAGAGAAAGACATCCAATTTGTGTATAAAATTGATGGTGTGCATCCTCATTATCATATTTATACAATCTTATCTATTATAAATAATATCGTTACAAACGCTGTAGAAGCTATCCAAGGTATGGGAACCATCACAATTGACATTAATAAAGACCATCATTTTGTTGAATTTCGAGTAGGAGATAACGGTCCAGGTATTTCTTCAAAATATAAAGATTCAATTTTTGAGCCTGGTTTTACTTCTAAATATGATGATTTAGGCAATCCATCGACAGGCATCGGACTATCGTATGTTAAAAAAATGGTCGAACAACTTGAAGGTGATGTTACGCTTGAGGACAGAACCGAAGGAAAAGGATCAATTTTTATAATTAGATTAGGGATTGATCATATAATTTCGAAAGGGTGA
- a CDS encoding spore germination protein: protein MSWWKSRDKQVKKNNIQSKTKQEHIPSQNAIVHFTNDFASNLELIKQQIGHNSDVRFRKFNIGRTDIQAGIVFVDGLSDKEIIDKHIMKLLMDDFSDEYKNESSYVEGTVSKEYIKNKVLTISEVAEVHYIKDLIPKVLIGSTALLIDGLADVFILGTTKANKRNIEEPVSEALVRGPRVGFTEVLSDNTSLLRRHCADDNLSLVKLPVGERAKKELVVAFIKDLASTELVEEIKNRIQKIDIDSVLESGYIEQLIEDNYLSPFPQIQNTERPDRVISALMEGRVAILLDGTPFVLIAPVTFSMLLQSPEDYYERWLPGTLLRLLRFMTAFVSLFAPALYISFISFHPGLIPTKLAISIIGSREGVPFPALIEALIMEVAIEVLREAGLRLPKPIGPAMGIVGGLIIGQAAVEAGIVSPIMVIVVAVTAISSFTIPQYSVGITLRILRFVAMFCAAIFGLYGVILFFLLLCSHLVKLKSFGVPYTSPAVPYRFSDWKDFMVRMPLKIMRRRPKIMHTKKTIRKR from the coding sequence ATGAGTTGGTGGAAGTCAAGAGACAAACAAGTGAAAAAAAATAATATTCAAAGTAAAACGAAACAAGAGCATATACCTTCTCAAAATGCAATCGTTCATTTCACGAATGATTTTGCCTCTAACTTAGAACTTATAAAGCAACAAATCGGACATAATTCTGATGTTCGCTTTCGGAAGTTTAATATTGGACGCACAGATATTCAGGCTGGGATCGTTTTTGTTGACGGTCTATCAGATAAAGAGATAATTGACAAACATATTATGAAATTACTAATGGATGATTTTTCTGATGAATATAAAAATGAATCTTCTTATGTGGAGGGGACTGTTTCAAAAGAATATATTAAAAATAAAGTTCTTACAATTAGTGAAGTAGCAGAAGTCCATTACATAAAAGATTTAATACCCAAAGTATTGATAGGTTCAACAGCTCTTTTAATTGATGGTTTAGCAGATGTGTTTATTCTTGGTACAACAAAAGCAAATAAACGAAACATTGAGGAACCGGTATCGGAGGCATTAGTCAGAGGTCCACGGGTCGGATTTACTGAAGTATTAAGTGATAATACCTCACTTTTGCGACGGCATTGTGCAGATGATAATTTATCATTAGTAAAGCTACCAGTAGGAGAACGTGCAAAGAAAGAGTTAGTTGTCGCATTTATTAAAGATCTTGCTAGTACGGAATTGGTGGAAGAAATAAAAAATAGAATTCAGAAAATTGACATAGACAGTGTACTCGAATCTGGTTATATAGAGCAACTCATTGAAGATAATTATCTCAGTCCTTTTCCGCAGATTCAAAATACAGAACGACCTGATCGTGTTATTAGTGCTTTGATGGAAGGGCGAGTAGCTATTTTGTTAGATGGAACACCATTTGTTTTAATTGCTCCAGTTACATTTAGTATGCTACTGCAATCACCAGAAGATTATTATGAAAGGTGGCTTCCTGGTACACTTCTCCGCTTATTACGCTTCATGACAGCTTTTGTTTCATTATTTGCTCCAGCACTGTATATTTCTTTCATTTCATTTCATCCAGGATTAATTCCCACTAAGCTCGCTATTTCTATAATCGGATCGCGAGAAGGAGTTCCTTTTCCCGCTTTAATAGAAGCGTTAATTATGGAAGTAGCTATCGAAGTTTTGCGAGAAGCAGGTTTACGTCTGCCTAAACCGATTGGACCTGCAATGGGAATTGTGGGCGGTTTAATAATTGGTCAGGCTGCGGTAGAAGCAGGAATTGTTAGTCCAATAATGGTTATCGTTGTTGCGGTCACAGCTATTTCTTCTTTTACTATTCCGCAATATAGTGTGGGAATTACGTTACGCATTCTTCGTTTTGTAGCTATGTTTTGTGCTGCGATATTTGGCTTGTATGGAGTTATTCTCTTCTTTCTTTTACTTTGCAGTCATTTAGTGAAACTGAAAAGTTTTGGCGTTCCTTATACCAGCCCTGCTGTTCCATATCGATTCAGTGACTGGAAAGATTTTATGGTTCGCATGCCATTAAAAATAATGAGACGTCGACCGAAAATAATGCATACCAAAAAAACTATCCGCAAAAGGTAG
- a CDS encoding spore germination protein — protein sequence MTTIPKDRITTSQAVVIIVNYILGTGILTLPRASVEKVKTPDVWLSVILGGILAMVSGVIMVKLSQQFPEKTFYQYSQDIVGKWIGRLLSFLIIGYFLTTSAFQIRSMAEVISFFLLEGTPTWAIVMPFMWIGLYLIMGGINSIARMFEIIFPITVFIFLIISFMSIGIFEIDNLRPVLGLGIKPVLDGIKTTSLAYTGPEIMLILLVFMEQRKKAVKAILVGISIPLIFYVITVVMVIGALSIDGVVTRTWPTIDLMRSFEISGLIFERFESLLLVIWIMQIFATYTISYYAAALGLAQLFKKSIHPFIFALIPIIYIIAMTSKNINDLLKLGDMLGNVALFLFGLLPLLLLIITRLKGGVV from the coding sequence ATTACTACTATACCTAAAGACCGAATAACAACTTCACAAGCAGTTGTTATTATTGTAAATTACATACTTGGGACAGGAATTCTTACTTTGCCCAGAGCATCTGTGGAAAAAGTGAAAACACCAGATGTATGGTTAAGTGTGATATTAGGTGGAATACTCGCAATGGTTTCAGGAGTAATTATGGTCAAATTAAGTCAGCAGTTTCCAGAAAAAACATTTTACCAATACAGTCAAGATATTGTAGGGAAATGGATAGGCAGATTGCTTAGTTTTCTTATTATAGGGTATTTTCTTACAACTTCAGCATTTCAAATTCGTTCAATGGCAGAAGTAATAAGCTTTTTTTTGCTCGAAGGAACCCCTACATGGGCTATTGTTATGCCTTTTATGTGGATAGGTCTCTATTTGATTATGGGTGGTATTAATTCAATTGCACGGATGTTTGAAATAATATTTCCTATTACTGTTTTTATTTTTTTAATCATTTCCTTTATGAGTATCGGAATATTCGAGATAGATAATCTCCGTCCCGTATTAGGTTTGGGAATTAAACCAGTGTTAGATGGGATAAAAACAACGTCTCTCGCATATACAGGTCCTGAAATTATGTTAATTCTTTTGGTATTTATGGAACAACGAAAGAAAGCAGTAAAAGCTATTTTAGTTGGAATTTCTATTCCGTTAATCTTTTATGTAATAACTGTTGTAATGGTCATTGGTGCATTATCAATTGATGGGGTTGTAACAAGAACATGGCCGACAATTGACCTTATGCGCAGTTTTGAAATTTCTGGTTTGATATTTGAACGTTTTGAATCTTTACTGCTTGTAATATGGATTATGCAAATATTTGCTACCTATACGATTAGTTACTATGCAGCTGCATTAGGATTAGCGCAACTCTTTAAAAAGAGTATTCATCCGTTTATTTTTGCTTTGATTCCAATCATTTACATCATTGCTATGACTTCGAAAAATATAAATGACTTGCTTAAATTGGGGGATATGCTCGGTAATGTTGCATTATTTTTATTTGGTTTACTACCACTGCTTCTTCTTATTATTACACGATTAAAAGGAGGAGTAGTGTGA
- a CDS encoding alanine/glycine:cation symporter family protein produces MERFFVELVGSTNDFLWSKLLIIMLVICGIYFTFKLNFVQFRMLKEMVRVLMEGKSGSKDQISPFQAFCIGMAARVGTGNITGIAIAIALGGPGAVFWMWIISIISSASSFVESTLAQIYKVKDKTGFRGGPSYYMEKGLNKRWMGVLFSILITITFGLVFNSVQSNTVTIAFQNSFGTDRLTVGIIMAIAFAAIIFGGVQRIAKMAEYKVVFLAVLYIGVALFVVVTNISKMPEVLSLIVQNAFGFKQIAGGSIGAALMNGVKRGLFSNEAGMGSAPNVAATATTSHPVKQGLIQAFGVLTDTLIICTSTAFIILLSDAYKQPGLNGIALTQAALSEHIGPWASGCLAIFVFLFGFGALIGNYYYGETNIRFLHTSKVWLMIYRISVLAMIVFGSVAKIQIVWDLADLFMGFMVIINLIAITLLSKVAFAALQDYINQKKAGKDPIFYKENIKGLENIECWDSYEETSKKKSV; encoded by the coding sequence ATGGAAAGGTTTTTTGTAGAGTTAGTCGGATCAACAAATGATTTTTTATGGTCTAAATTGTTAATTATTATGCTTGTTATTTGCGGAATTTATTTTACATTTAAATTGAATTTTGTACAGTTTCGAATGTTAAAAGAGATGGTCCGTGTATTAATGGAGGGGAAAAGTGGTTCTAAAGATCAAATCTCTCCTTTTCAAGCGTTTTGTATTGGTATGGCAGCCCGCGTTGGAACAGGGAATATCACAGGAATTGCGATTGCAATTGCATTAGGTGGTCCTGGAGCTGTATTTTGGATGTGGATTATTTCTATTATTAGCTCGGCCTCCAGTTTTGTCGAAAGCACATTAGCACAGATATATAAAGTAAAAGATAAAACTGGTTTCCGCGGTGGTCCATCCTATTATATGGAAAAAGGGTTGAATAAACGTTGGATGGGAGTATTATTCTCTATTTTAATCACAATTACTTTTGGTCTTGTATTCAATTCAGTACAATCAAATACAGTTACAATTGCTTTTCAAAACTCATTTGGTACAGATCGTCTAACAGTTGGGATAATCATGGCCATTGCTTTCGCTGCGATTATTTTTGGTGGTGTACAACGTATTGCAAAAATGGCTGAATACAAGGTGGTATTTTTAGCGGTATTATACATTGGAGTTGCATTATTTGTTGTAGTTACCAACATATCAAAAATGCCGGAAGTTCTTTCTCTTATTGTTCAAAACGCATTTGGTTTTAAACAAATAGCAGGCGGTTCAATTGGTGCAGCACTTATGAATGGAGTTAAACGTGGTTTATTTTCAAATGAAGCTGGTATGGGAAGTGCACCAAACGTTGCCGCAACAGCAACAACAAGTCATCCGGTGAAACAAGGACTGATTCAAGCATTTGGTGTATTAACGGATACACTGATCATTTGTACTAGCACTGCCTTTATTATTTTGCTGTCGGATGCATATAAACAACCGGGGTTAAATGGTATTGCACTTACACAAGCAGCATTAAGTGAACACATAGGTCCTTGGGCATCGGGTTGTCTTGCTATCTTTGTTTTTTTATTTGGATTTGGTGCGTTAATTGGCAACTATTATTATGGTGAAACAAATATTCGCTTCTTACATACAAGTAAAGTGTGGTTAATGATATACAGAATAAGTGTGTTGGCTATGATTGTATTTGGTTCTGTTGCAAAGATTCAAATTGTATGGGATTTAGCGGACTTATTTATGGGCTTTATGGTTATTATTAATTTAATTGCTATTACCTTACTTTCAAAAGTAGCATTTGCGGCGTTACAAGATTATATAAACCAGAAAAAAGCTGGTAAAGATCCTATTTTTTATAAAGAAAACATTAAAGGGCTTGAAAATATTGAATGTTGGGATAGTTATGAGGAAACTTCAAAAAAGAAAAGTGTGTAA
- the glsA gene encoding glutaminase GlsA, with the protein MIKDSNVQVEGQEKVCLDQWVAHYRAYAAKGRSASYIPALGEINVSQLGICIVKPDGTMIKSGDWKIPFTLQSISKVIGFIAACLSRGISYVLERVDVEPTGDAFNSIIRLEIHKPGKPFNPMINAGAITIASLLPGTSVQEKLESLYVLIEKMIEKRPAINEIVFQSEWETAHRNRALAYYLKENGFLESDVEETLEVYLKQCSIEINTEDIALIGLILAHDGYHPIRKEQVLPKEVARLTKALMLTCGMYNASGKFAAFIGLPAKSGVSGGIMTLVPSKSRKDLSFQDGCGIGIYGPAIDEYGNSLPGIMLLEHIAKEWDLSIF; encoded by the coding sequence ATGATAAAGGATTCTAACGTTCAAGTTGAGGGTCAAGAAAAAGTTTGCTTAGATCAATGGGTAGCTCATTATCGAGCGTATGCAGCTAAGGGACGAAGCGCCAGTTATATTCCCGCTCTGGGGGAAATAAATGTATCGCAGTTAGGTATTTGTATAGTAAAGCCAGATGGAACAATGATAAAATCAGGAGATTGGAAGATACCTTTCACATTACAAAGTATATCAAAAGTAATCGGTTTTATAGCCGCTTGTTTAAGTCGCGGTATTTCTTATGTATTAGAACGAGTTGACGTAGAGCCAACTGGAGATGCCTTTAATTCAATTATTCGTTTAGAGATACATAAACCAGGAAAACCTTTTAATCCTATGATCAATGCTGGAGCGATTACGATAGCTTCACTTTTGCCAGGGACATCGGTGCAAGAAAAATTAGAATCTCTATACGTATTAATTGAAAAAATGATAGAGAAGCGTCCCGCTATTAATGAAATAGTATTTCAATCAGAATGGGAAACGGCTCATCGTAATAGAGCATTAGCATACTATTTAAAGGAGAATGGTTTTCTAGAATCAGATGTGGAGGAGACACTAGAGGTTTACCTAAAACAATGTTCGATTGAAATAAATACAGAAGATATTGCCTTAATAGGGCTTATACTAGCACATGATGGATATCATCCTATTCGCAAAGAACAAGTGCTCCCTAAAGAAGTAGCTAGGTTAACAAAAGCTTTAATGCTAACTTGTGGAATGTACAATGCTTCTGGAAAATTTGCTGCTTTTATTGGATTACCAGCTAAGAGTGGGGTATCCGGCGGAATTATGACACTTGTTCCCTCAAAATCTAGGAAGGATTTATCGTTCCAAGATGGATGTGGTATTGGTATTTACGGACCAGCCATTGATGAATATGGGAATAGTTTACCAGGAATTATGTTGTTAGAACATATTGCAAAAGAATGGGATTTAAGTATATTTTAA